The Pecten maximus chromosome 12, xPecMax1.1, whole genome shotgun sequence genome includes a region encoding these proteins:
- the LOC117339091 gene encoding baculoviral IAP repeat-containing protein 7-B-like produces the protein MDVVPQTPYQRLSLLRNDPYLRLNSYLNWPPSAHVTPQDLCDDGFYYTGLEDRVQCTHCGGILSCWEPGDIVANEHSTHFPQCPWVVSRRNNAFSRPAIRQCGLINISDSGGFTFGHPRNTPDIPLRYQAPTHPGDVPGTSRPKYPEYALESNRLATFKGWPSQLSQKPAALAKGGLFYLGQGDRCKCFFCGGVLYDWDLGDDIWTEHAKWFKDCPFVKLSKGEPFISQVQLDLQQTQSQGVNMENVADVQPVSNSFPTGELSVSSTPNAPTGFMGLSTGPSSSGVSSGMPPLGSTDRDETALKSVALSSTTSASSKPSVKSTTEQTAKPSSSGTSTGQPASASGSSEVGSDIKSIIEENQKLKDERTCKICMDEEVSILFLPCGHMACCAGCSVSVNDCPICRADIAQRIKAYWSL, from the exons ATGGATGTAGTACCACAGACCCCATACCAGAGACTGTCCCTCCTGAGGAATGATCCTTATTTACGTTTGAATAGTTACCTAAACTGGCCACCTTCTGCCCATGTGACACCTCAGGACTTGTGCGATGATGGTTTTTATTACACCGGGCTAGAAGACAGGGTTCAGTGTACACACTGTGGTGGGATCCTTAGCTGCTGGGAACCTGGAGACATCGTAGCCAATGAACACAGTACACATTTCCCGCAGTGTCCATGGGTTGTTTCCAGGCGGAACAATGCATTTTCCCGACCTGCAATACGGCAGTGTGGACTTATCAACATTAGCGACAGTGGTGGGTTCACATTCGGACACCCAAGGAACACACCGGACATTCCTCTCCGGTACCAGGCCCCTACACACCCAGGGGATGTTCCAGGCACCAGTCGACCTAAGTATCCAGAGTATGCCTTAGAGAGTAACCGACTGGCAACTTTTAAAGGCTGGCCATCTCAGCTGAGTCAGAAACCAGCAGCTTTGGCTAAGGGGGGACTTTTTTATTTAG GACAGGGTGACCGATGCAAGTGTTTCTTTTGCGGTGGAGTTCTATATGACTGGGACCTTGGAGACGATATCTGGACAGAACATGCCAAATGGTTTAAAGATTGTCCTTTCGTCAAGCTGTCCAAAGGCGAGCCCTTCATAAGTCAGGTTCAGCTG GACCTTCAACAAACACAGAGTCAAG GAGTAAATATGGAAAATGTTGCCGATGTACAACCAGTGTCTAATTCATTCCCAACTGGTGAACTGAGTGTGTCATCAACACCAAATGCACCAACAGGTTTCATGGGCCTGTCAACTGGTCCCTCGAGTTCTGGGGTATCATCAGGAATGCCTCCACTGGGTTCTACTGATAGAGATGAAACAGCACTTAAATCTGTGGCGTTGTCATCCACAACATCAGCGTCCTCAAAACCATCAGTAAAGTCAACAACGGAGCAGACAGCAAAGCCCAGCTCGTCGGGGACAAGCACAGGGCAGCCTGCTTCTGCTTCAGGGTCGAGTGAAGTCGGCTCAG ATATAAAGAGTATAATTGAAGAAAACCAGAAGTTGAAAGACGAGAGGACATGTAAGATATGTATGGATGAGGAGGTCAGTATATTGTTTCTACCCTGTGGTCACATGGCTTGCTGTGCTGGCTGTTCTGTCAGTGTCAACGACTGTCCTATCTGCCGAGCAGACATCGCCCAGAGGATAAAGGCTTACTGGAGTCTCTGA